The DNA region ATCTACGGGCTGGAAAGCTACGTCTCGGTGCCCATCCTGACCGAGGGCGGCAAGTTCTTCGGCACCTTGTGTGCGATCGACAGCGCGCCGCGCGACTTCGACGAAGGGACGATCCTCGCGAGTCTCACGATGTTCGCCGAACTCGTCGCCTCCCATCTCGCCCTCCACGACCGCACGATGGCCGCCGAAAACGCCCTGAAAGTCGAGGCGGAGACCGGCGCGCTGCGCGAACAGTTCCTTGCCGTCGTCGGTCACGACCTGCGCAGCCCCTTGCAGGCCGCCAAGCTGGCCGCTGAACTCCTCGAACCGTTGCAGGAAGGCGAGCGCGCCAGGCGCCTGACCCGCAATCTGACGCAGAGCCTCAACCGCATGACGGGACTCATCGCCGACGTGATGGATCTGGTCCGCGGCCGACTCGCCGGACGACTGGAACTCGACCTCGAGGAAGGCCCCGATCTGCAGATGGTTCTCGATGGTGTCGCGGAAGAGGTTCGCCTGGGCAACCCCACGTGCCAGATCGTGACCGAAGGTGAGATCGACTGTGGCGTACGCTTCGACGACCGGCGCATCCGGCAGCTGATGGCCAACCTGCTGAACAACGCGGTGGCCCACGGCGATCCCACCCAGCCGATCGTCGTGAGTTATGCACAGTCCGGAGACGGCATCGAGGTCTGTGTCGCCAACGCCGGCGAGCCCATTCCCGCCCACTTCCTGCCACGCCTGTTCGAGCCGTTCTTCCGGCCGGAATCGCCACGCTCCCAGCCCGGGCTGGGTCTTGGCCTTTACATCGCGTCCGAGATCGCCCGAGGCCACGGCGGAACCCTTCGGGTGGACTCGAACGCCAACGAAGGCACGCGTTTCACCCTCAGCGTGCCGCGAGTGCGGGTCGCCGCTTGAGGGCGAAGCGCCTTCGGCTCAGGCCTCGCCGGCGGGAGCGAGCATGGATATAGAGGCGACAATCATCCAGCTTCTGGGTCGACGAGCTCCCGAGGCGTCGATTTGTCCGTCGGATGTCGCGCGGGCGCTCACCGCCGACGAAGCCGCCTGGCGGGCACTCATGCCACAGGTACGCGAAGTCGCCGCCGCGCTCGCGCGTAGCGGGCGCGTCGTCATCACTCAGGGAGCGGAGCGACTATCCCCGGAGGATGTCGATCGGGGACCTGTCCGTCTTCGCCGCGGCCCAGGCTGGTCTAAGGCACAGAAATAAAACGGATGTCCGGCAGCGGGGCCAGCGCCGGACGCGCAAAGAAAAAGCCCTGCTGCAGCGAGATACCCAGGTCGAACAGCGCCTTCGCCTCCTCCGCGAGCTCGACGCCTTCGGCGATGACGCGGACGCCGATCTCCTCACATAACCGGACCATGTGTCTCACGATGCGCTGGCGCACCACGTCTTCGTGGACGTTTCGGATCAGGCCGATGTCCAGCTTGAGCAGGTCCGGCTGAAAGTCGGCCAGCAGATTCAGTCCTGCGTATCCCGCCCCGAAGTCGTCGATCGCGGTCTTGAATCCGCGTGCCCGGTAAGCCGCGAGGATGGAGAGCAGGTGCGCGTGGTCCGTGATCTCTTCGTGCTCGGTCACTTCGAAGATGATGTCGGTCAGCGGCCAGTTCACCCGTTCCGCGGCCGCCAGGGTCGCCCGGAGGCAATGCTCCGGATTGTAGACGGCGTTGGGCAGGAAATTGATGGAGACCAGCGCGGGAAGCGCGGCATCCTTAGCACATTCCAGCGCGCGCACCCGGCACGCCTGATCGAAACCGTAACGATTCGATTCGTCGATGCCGCTGAGTACTTCAGCGGCTCCCTCGCCATGGATGCCACGTACCAGTGCTTCGTGCGCGAAGACGGTACGTGCGGCGACGTCCACGATGGGCTGAAACGCCATCGTAATCCCGGCGGCAAGTGAATCGCTGTCGCGGCAGGCCCCGCAGGTCAATTGGCTGTCCATCGTTTCCGTGTTCCTCAAGTCCCCGTTTATCGGCCGGCATCCGCGATTCTGAAGGTACCACCGTTCCGATGCGGACCATTCACGCCTGTTGGGCTCTTCTCGTCTACTGCGCAGGGGATTGACGAATGACAGGATTCACCACATTGCGGACCAACCGGTGGACCGGGCCGTCGATGGAAACCGACACGCCGCCCGTCGTCGTGGCTATCCCGGTACGTAATGAGGCTGAAAATATCGCTGGATGCCTTGACGCGCTCGCCCGTATGGATCGCCGCGGCATCCAGCTTCTCGCCGTCATCCTCGTTTTCAATGGCTGTTCGGACACCAGCTGGGAAACTGCGTCCGCCTGCTGGGGCAGCACACGCCTGCCCCTCAGACTCATCGAGGTGGCCCTCGACCCAGCCCTGAATCACGCTGGCGGCGCGCGCGCGGCGGCACTCTCGCTCGCACTGACGGCACTGAGTGAGCGGCGCGGCGGCACCATCCTGACCACCGACGCGGATAGCCGGGTGCCTCGCGAATGGATGGTCCAGATCCAGGCGATGATCGACGGCGGTGCGGATGCTGTCGCCGGCGAGATCACGGTCGATGAGACCGCCGCGGTCTGGCCGGAGTCTTTGCGGTCGCGGCATCGGATCGAGGCGGAATACACGAGTCTGCTCGATGAAATCGACGCGCTTTGCGATCCTGTCCCCCACAATCCCTGGCCGCGGCATCGACGATGCTCCGGTGCCAATCTTGCCTTTCGCGCCGACGCCCTTCGCGAACTGCGCGCACTACCCGCGCCGCCGTACGGTGAGGACCGGGCTCTCGTGGACGCCTGCCTTGCCCGGGATCTGTCGGTCCGACATGCCCCCTCGCCGCGGGTCGAAACGTCGTCCCGACTGACCGGTCGGGCAAGCGGCGGCATGGCGGATACGCTCAGCGACAGGTCGCGACAGCACGACCTCCCTTGCGACGCCATGATCGAGGCCTGCTCGACGCACGTCTATCGCGCGACGCAGCGGGCTCGCGCACGACGGACGTTCATGCCAGGCGTACCGGACGCCGCTCTTGCACACTCGCTCGGCCTGCCCGCCCATCAGATCTCAGGCGCGCCGTCCCTGCATTTCGGGGACACGTGGCAGTGGCTGGAACGGTGCTCCCCTTCCCTGGCGCGCGTGCCTTTGTCACCCGGCGATCTGCCCCGTGAGATAACTAAGGCGAAGGCATGGCTCGCGACACGGCTTAGCGTGACCCGGAAGGAGATCCCCGCATGACGGTGCACGCGCTGCACGCCGATGGGCAGAATGCGCGGGAGAGGCTCCTCGGCGCCCTGAACGCCTGCATGGACGATCTGTCGCTCCTGGCACGGATGGACGATGTCCCGGGGGCCTTTCCAACCGAGGCCCTCGCCCGACTCAGGGCTATCGGCCTGCTCGGCGCCGTGCTCCCTGTCGACGAGGGCGGCGCCGGCCTGGGCATCGACCGCCAGGCCAGCATGACGCTCTACCACGTGCTGACACGGCTGGGCGCCGCTCACCTTTCCCTGGCCCGCCTGTTCGAAGGACACGTCAACGCGTTCGCGCTCCTGTGGCACCACGGCTCCACGGCGCAACGACAGCGGCTGATGCGCTACGTACGCGACGGCGGTCTGACCGGCGTGTGGAATGCACCCGCGCCGGAGGCTCCCTTGCGTCTGCTCGCGGACGGGGAGCACTTCCGCCTTTCAGGCAGCAAGATCTACGCATCGGGCGCCGGCATCATCCAGCGGCCTCTGCTCACCGCCACGACGGAGGACGGAAAGCTGTTGATGATCTGGTGCGACGTGGGTCGTGCCGTCGTCGATCTGTCCGGATGGCGTGTCCACGGCATGCGCGCGACCGCGACAGGTACCGTGAAGCTCGATGGCGTTGTCGTCGAGCCGGGACAGGTCTTCGGTGCCGATCAGGATTATCATCGGCAGCCTGTTTTTTCAGGGGGCGCGTGGCGCTTCGTCGCCGCGCAGCTGGGTGCCGCCGGTGCGCTGGCGGACCTCATGAAGCAGAATCTCGTCGATGCGAGACGTGACGCGGACCCGCATCAGAGAGCACGGCTCGCCGAAGCCGTCATGCGTGTGGAGACGGGGCGTTTGTGGACTCAGGCCGCCGCACGCATGGCCGACGATCCGGCGGCGACGCCTGCCGATGTCGTTTCGTACGTGGGCATGGCCCGTCTGGTCGTCGAAGAGGTGGCCACGGACGTCATCCAGCTGGCTCAGCGGTCGATCGGGCTCCGCGCCTTGCACCAGGACCACCCTGTCGAGCGCATTTGCCGGGACCTCGCGACGTATCTGAAACAGCCGGTGCCCGACGCCATACGCGATGCCGCCGGGGCCAGCGCCGCCGCGTACCAGGGAGCCGCGCTGGACAGGTGGCCGTCGTGACGGACGGTGACGGCGAATACATCGCATCGCTCAGGCGGCTGCCTCTCACGTCGCCGGAGCACCTGCTCGCCGGGCGCGCGCTGGTCGTCATCGCGCCCCATCCGGACGATGAGAGTCTGGGCATGGGCGGGCTGCTCGCTTCGGCGCAGTCCATGGGCACCCCGGTTACCGTCGTGTTCCTGACCGATGGTGAGGGCTCACACGTCGGCTCGCCTTCCTTTCCACCGGAGACGCTGGCGCGATGGCGGCGAGCGGAAGCGACCGATGCGCTCTTCGCGCTCGGCATCCCTCCGACTAGTGCGCGATTTCTTGCCCTTGGGGACGCGCGCCTCGATGCGCTGTCTGCGACGACGCGCGAGGCGGCGATGAACGCGCTGCGGGCCTGTGTGCCGTCACCCGCCCTGGTGTGCGTCACCGCACGGACGGACCCGCACGGCGACCACCGCGCCGCAAGCTCGATCGTGAACGACATCGACTGGCCGGAAGGTGTCGCCGTCATGGAATATCCGGTCTGGACATGGCTGGCGGACGAGACCGGCCTGCCGACACAAGCGGCGACCGGATACCGTGTCGACATAACGACAGCACTCGTCGCGAAGCGACGGGCGATCGCGGCCCACCGCTCACAGCACGGCGGCGTCATCACAGATGCCGAACACGCTTTCGAGCTCGAAGCGAGCTTCCTCGCCATGTTCGATCACCCGACGGAGACACTGGTATGGCCGACGAGGTGACATTCGACGCCGACTACTTCAACACGCTGTACCGGCAGGACATCGACCCGTGGCACTTCAGAACGAGCGAGTACGAACGCCGGAAGTACGCCGAGACCCTCGCCGCGTTACCGCGCGACCGGTATGAGCACATCATCGAACTGGGTTCGTCCATCGGCGAACTGAGCGCTCTTCTTGGAGCGCGCGCCGAGCGTCTCACCGGTGTAGATACATCGGATGTCGCCATAACCGCCGCACGGAAACGGTGCGCAGGTCTGCCGCACATCGCGTTCGAGCAGGCGCAGCTTCCGCAGGGGGAATGGGCGACGCAAGCCGACGCGGATGCGCTGGTCATCTCGGAAGTGCTGTACTACCTCAGCAGCGAAGAACTCGCCGTCATGACGCAGCGCATGTCGCGGCTGGCGACCACGGCGGACATCGTACTGGTTCACTGGACCGGAGATACCAACTACCCGATGACGGGAGACGACGCGTCGGAGCAGTTCATACGCGCCTTCCCGCAGCGTCGATGGCTGACCTCACGTCGAACAGGTTACAGGATGGACGTCACCTGCGCTGTCGCGGCGTAGGTACGTTACTTTTTCTTGTCCGCCGCCCGCACAGCGTCCGAGCTCACGTTCGTACCCTGGCCCTTTAGCGGCTCGGGCACCGGTGTGCCAAAAGCGTCCCGGCGACGCGGATCGCCTGAGCCTTTTTTTGTATTTACCGGATCGGTCAGTTCCTGCGCCGCCTCAGCCCGCTTCGTCTTCGGTGTTTCGACGACCTTCTGAGGATGACCTGCCACCGTCTGCGTCTTGACCTGAGCGGATTCGTCGGCCTTTGTCTGGGCAAGCGCCCCCAGCGGCAGCAAGAGCAAGCCGGCGACGACGAAATTCAGCGCCTTTTGATTTCGATAAGCCATCGTTACACCCTCTCAGCCATGGGATTCATCGCCACGCACCTGCCGCGGAGACAATGATTTCCTGACCGTGCAACGCCGGGTGTAACAGCGACCGTAACGCGGCGTGAAGGAGTGCTTCGCGTGCGGCTGGCCGAGCGTCGGCCATGGGCATTTGTCGATGTGGCGGCTGCGAAACCGCTTGCGACCAACACCTCCCCTTCAACACGGCAGGAAGAGGATCGGGCTTTGACGGGAGAAACAGCATGAAGGCTCTTACCTACCACGGCTCCAAGGACGTACGCGTCGAAACGATGCCCGACCCGACGATCCTGGCCGCCGACGATGTCGTTCTCCGAGTCACAGCCACCGCCATCTGCGGCTCGGACCTGCACCTCTACCACGGCAAGATCCCTGAAACGAAGCACGGCGATATCTTCGGGCACGAATTCATGGGAGTCGTCGAAGAAGTCGGCGCCGATGTCACCAACGTCGCTGTCGGCGACCGCGTGGTCATCCCCTTCGTCATCGCCTGCGGAAAGTGTTTCTTCTGCGAGAACGACCTGTTCGCCGCCTGCGAGACGACGAACCCCGATCAGGGTGCGTCCCTCAGAAAGAGAGCGAAGATGACACCGCCCGCTGCCCTCTTCGGCTATTCGCACCTCTACGGCGGCGTACCCGGTGGTCAGGCGGAATTCGTTCGTGTCCCGAAAGCCAACGTCGGGCCTTTCAAGATCCCCGGCAGCCTGTCGGATGAGCGTGTGCTCTTTCTCTCCGACATCCTTCCCACCGGCTATCAGGCCGTACTCAACGCAAAGATCGAGCGCGGTTCGACCGTGGCCATTTTTGGCGCGGGCCCGGTAGGCCTGATGGCCGCCGCCTGCGCGCGCATGCTGGGCGCGGAGCGCATCTTTATGGTCGACTCCGAAAAGTACCGGCTGGATTTCGCCGTCTCGGCGTTCGACGTGATCCCCGTCGATTTCGGTGCACTCGATCCGTCCGAGTTCATCCTCGAGCAGACGGCGGGGCATGGTGTCGACGCATCTATCGATGCCGTCGGTTTCGAAGCGAAAGGCAGCACGACGGAGACGGTGCTGAGCACACTGAAGATCGAAACGAGTTCGGGCGAGGTGCTCCGCCAGTGCATCACCGCTACGCGGCGTGGCGGCGTGGTAAGCATTCCGGGTGTCTATGCCGGATTCATCCATGCCTTCCTGATCGGCGACGCCTTCGACAAGGGACTCACGCTTGCAATGGGTCAGACGCACGTCCAGAAGTACCTGCCGGAACTGCTCGAATTCATCGAAGACGGCAAGCTTCAGCCCGACATCATTATTTCCCACCGCATGAAGCTGGCCGACGCGGCCCGCGGCTACGAAATCTTCGACAAGAAGGAGGAAGATTGTCGGAAGGTCGTGCTTACTCCATGATGCCTTGCCCACGATGACCGGCTGAAATAACGGAACGAACACGATGGAAGCTCGCGACCTCGGTGACACGATCACCTTTTATTTGCCCCAGGGAAACGCTGGCGCCGAGGCCTTTGCGGTTTTCCAGGACCGCCAGCATCTCGGCGGGTTTCCCACTCGCGAGGAATCGCTTCAGTTCGCGATTGCCAGGGCGCGTGTGATCCGCGAAACCCGCGCCGTCCCGATCCGGCTACGGATCGAAGACGATGCGGGTGTCTGGCTCACCAGGGATGCGCTGGCCGAGCCGGTCGCGGCGGGCAGCGAGTAAGCCGATCGTCACGGCGCACGTGGCGCCTCATGCGCGCGCGGTATACCCGCGCTCAGCCATGACCCGTGCGACGGCTGCTTTCGCATCGTCAAGAACTCGCTCGAGCGGCTGGTTGGCGTCGATGTCGATCACCGTCGCACCACTGAATGCGAGCTGCGGTGTCACGGCGATCTTCCGCGCCAACGCTTCGCGCCGATGGTCCGGCTTCCGTGCGCACGCGATGTCCAGGTCGACATTCAGCCGGAGAACGATATCGGGTCGGTGGCTGGCCATCCATTCGAACATGGCGTACTCGCGCCGAGCCAGACCGAGCACGAAACGCGAGCCCCCTTCGACGGCGGGAAATCCCGGGCCGTCGTACGCGCCGGGAATTTCCAGCTGCGGGAAGCGATCGGTGACCACGATCAGCCCGCGGCGCCTGAGGGCGAGCATGCGCCGGAAGCGGCGCCGGCGGCGCAGCGTGAAGGCGCTGATGACCAGAGCGGGCAGCAGGCTGGGCTGCTTC from Luteibacter mycovicinus includes:
- a CDS encoding EAL domain-containing protein → MDSQLTCGACRDSDSLAAGITMAFQPIVDVAARTVFAHEALVRGIHGEGAAEVLSGIDESNRYGFDQACRVRALECAKDAALPALVSINFLPNAVYNPEHCLRATLAAAERVNWPLTDIIFEVTEHEEITDHAHLLSILAAYRARGFKTAIDDFGAGYAGLNLLADFQPDLLKLDIGLIRNVHEDVVRQRIVRHMVRLCEEIGVRVIAEGVELAEEAKALFDLGISLQQGFFFARPALAPLPDIRFISVP
- a CDS encoding acyl-CoA dehydrogenase family protein; the protein is MTVHALHADGQNARERLLGALNACMDDLSLLARMDDVPGAFPTEALARLRAIGLLGAVLPVDEGGAGLGIDRQASMTLYHVLTRLGAAHLSLARLFEGHVNAFALLWHHGSTAQRQRLMRYVRDGGLTGVWNAPAPEAPLRLLADGEHFRLSGSKIYASGAGIIQRPLLTATTEDGKLLMIWCDVGRAVVDLSGWRVHGMRATATGTVKLDGVVVEPGQVFGADQDYHRQPVFSGGAWRFVAAQLGAAGALADLMKQNLVDARRDADPHQRARLAEAVMRVETGRLWTQAAARMADDPAATPADVVSYVGMARLVVEEVATDVIQLAQRSIGLRALHQDHPVERICRDLATYLKQPVPDAIRDAAGASAAAYQGAALDRWPS
- a CDS encoding DUF3253 domain-containing protein; protein product: MDIEATIIQLLGRRAPEASICPSDVARALTADEAAWRALMPQVREVAAALARSGRVVITQGAERLSPEDVDRGPVRLRRGPGWSKAQK
- a CDS encoding SAM-dependent methyltransferase yields the protein MADEVTFDADYFNTLYRQDIDPWHFRTSEYERRKYAETLAALPRDRYEHIIELGSSIGELSALLGARAERLTGVDTSDVAITAARKRCAGLPHIAFEQAQLPQGEWATQADADALVISEVLYYLSSEELAVMTQRMSRLATTADIVLVHWTGDTNYPMTGDDASEQFIRAFPQRRWLTSRRTGYRMDVTCAVAA
- a CDS encoding GAF domain-containing sensor histidine kinase, whose protein sequence is MTDSLTPLSVEASVEAIQRLSIVPKVLEAVCKVTGMRFAAIARVTDDRWTACAVLDHLNFGLLPGGDLVLNSTICDEIREHRQSVIFGHASHHPVFSAHHTPRIYGLESYVSVPILTEGGKFFGTLCAIDSAPRDFDEGTILASLTMFAELVASHLALHDRTMAAENALKVEAETGALREQFLAVVGHDLRSPLQAAKLAAELLEPLQEGERARRLTRNLTQSLNRMTGLIADVMDLVRGRLAGRLELDLEEGPDLQMVLDGVAEEVRLGNPTCQIVTEGEIDCGVRFDDRRIRQLMANLLNNAVAHGDPTQPIVVSYAQSGDGIEVCVANAGEPIPAHFLPRLFEPFFRPESPRSQPGLGLGLYIASEIARGHGGTLRVDSNANEGTRFTLSVPRVRVAA
- a CDS encoding PIG-L deacetylase family protein; translated protein: MTDGDGEYIASLRRLPLTSPEHLLAGRALVVIAPHPDDESLGMGGLLASAQSMGTPVTVVFLTDGEGSHVGSPSFPPETLARWRRAEATDALFALGIPPTSARFLALGDARLDALSATTREAAMNALRACVPSPALVCVTARTDPHGDHRAASSIVNDIDWPEGVAVMEYPVWTWLADETGLPTQAATGYRVDITTALVAKRRAIAAHRSQHGGVITDAEHAFELEASFLAMFDHPTETLVWPTR
- a CDS encoding ATP-binding protein, with product MAPLIAVIGCDGSGKSTVSEHILAWIGRYGPAASVHLGKQAGNVGRAVAQWPLVGGALGRVIRRKSDDVNNRMKEAKQPSLLPALVISAFTLRRRRRFRRMLALRRRGLIVVTDRFPQLEIPGAYDGPGFPAVEGGSRFVLGLARREYAMFEWMASHRPDIVLRLNVDLDIACARKPDHRREALARKIAVTPQLAFSGATVIDIDANQPLERVLDDAKAAVARVMAERGYTARA
- a CDS encoding zinc-dependent alcohol dehydrogenase, with protein sequence MKALTYHGSKDVRVETMPDPTILAADDVVLRVTATAICGSDLHLYHGKIPETKHGDIFGHEFMGVVEEVGADVTNVAVGDRVVIPFVIACGKCFFCENDLFAACETTNPDQGASLRKRAKMTPPAALFGYSHLYGGVPGGQAEFVRVPKANVGPFKIPGSLSDERVLFLSDILPTGYQAVLNAKIERGSTVAIFGAGPVGLMAAACARMLGAERIFMVDSEKYRLDFAVSAFDVIPVDFGALDPSEFILEQTAGHGVDASIDAVGFEAKGSTTETVLSTLKIETSSGEVLRQCITATRRGGVVSIPGVYAGFIHAFLIGDAFDKGLTLAMGQTHVQKYLPELLEFIEDGKLQPDIIISHRMKLADAARGYEIFDKKEEDCRKVVLTP
- a CDS encoding glycosyltransferase — translated: MTGFTTLRTNRWTGPSMETDTPPVVVAIPVRNEAENIAGCLDALARMDRRGIQLLAVILVFNGCSDTSWETASACWGSTRLPLRLIEVALDPALNHAGGARAAALSLALTALSERRGGTILTTDADSRVPREWMVQIQAMIDGGADAVAGEITVDETAAVWPESLRSRHRIEAEYTSLLDEIDALCDPVPHNPWPRHRRCSGANLAFRADALRELRALPAPPYGEDRALVDACLARDLSVRHAPSPRVETSSRLTGRASGGMADTLSDRSRQHDLPCDAMIEACSTHVYRATQRARARRTFMPGVPDAALAHSLGLPAHQISGAPSLHFGDTWQWLERCSPSLARVPLSPGDLPREITKAKAWLATRLSVTRKEIPA